One Halorientalis litorea DNA segment encodes these proteins:
- a CDS encoding DUF5788 family protein: MQEYERKQLIERVEREGATVGVDIPERITVQGETVDLQAFVFEIKRRDTVPAGERERVEQAKKNLRRERLQRKQRIEEDDISFAEGEELARAIIGIDRALNALESLGPTDIERERKAQETADRKRWTKFLRKALGHEEADSGVGVDGRGR, translated from the coding sequence GTGCAAGAGTACGAGCGCAAACAGCTCATCGAGCGCGTCGAGCGGGAGGGCGCGACGGTGGGCGTCGACATCCCCGAGAGAATCACCGTCCAAGGCGAGACGGTGGACCTCCAGGCGTTCGTCTTCGAGATAAAGCGTCGCGACACGGTTCCCGCGGGCGAGCGCGAACGCGTCGAGCAGGCAAAGAAGAACCTCCGGCGCGAACGCCTCCAGCGCAAACAACGCATCGAAGAGGACGACATCTCGTTCGCGGAAGGCGAGGAACTCGCCCGGGCGATTATCGGCATCGACCGGGCGTTGAACGCTTTGGAGAGTCTGGGGCCGACCGACATCGAACGTGAACGCAAAGCACAGGAGACCGCCGACCGGAAACGCTGGACGAAGTTCCTCCGGAAGGCACTCGGTCACGAGGAGGCCGACAGCGGCGTCGGCGTCGACGGACGGGGTCGCTGA
- the polX gene encoding DNA polymerase/3'-5' exonuclease PolX, which translates to MSRNEELAGLLEEFADRLEADDVEYKPRAYRRAAENVRASDAAIEALAAEGEAAVTDIEGVGDAIAAKIVEYVETGEIEELEALRADLPADIEALTSVEGVGPKTVGTLYRELGIETVDDLEAAARAEEIRDVSGFGAKTEQNILDNVAFARQASERELVGKARPYGDRVRDYLGEQDAVERVELAGSIRRWRPTIGDVDVLVGSEDADAVVAAFTDWPPADDIIEAGTSKASLRADDFRVDLRVVVPEEFGSALQYFTGSKDHNVALRNRAIERDLKVNEYGVFDVSDTDSDDQRAGERIAGDTEASMYEALGLPWIPPELREDRGEIAAAASGELPTLLEESDVRGDLHTHTEWSDGNDTVAEMVEGAAEFGHDYVAITDHATGPGMVGGVGLDDDDLREQLPEIRAAADDAAIDVFAGVEANIGADGTVSVADDLLGDLDVVVASPHAGLDGDGTDRLVSAVEHPHVDILGHPTGRLLNQRSGLDIDVERVAAAAADHGVALEINSDPRRLDLSGAAVKTALEAGATIAVNTDAHQPGTLAYVRYGVHTARRGWAEAGDVLNAQDADGVRESLGL; encoded by the coding sequence ATGAGCCGAAACGAGGAACTCGCGGGCCTGCTCGAAGAGTTTGCCGACCGTCTGGAGGCCGACGACGTGGAGTACAAACCCCGCGCGTACCGGCGGGCCGCCGAAAACGTCCGTGCCTCCGACGCGGCAATCGAGGCGTTGGCCGCCGAGGGCGAGGCCGCCGTGACCGACATCGAAGGCGTCGGCGACGCCATCGCCGCGAAGATAGTCGAGTACGTCGAGACGGGCGAAATCGAGGAACTCGAAGCACTCCGTGCCGACCTCCCCGCGGACATCGAGGCACTCACCAGCGTCGAAGGGGTCGGTCCGAAGACGGTCGGCACGCTCTACCGCGAACTCGGCATCGAGACGGTGGACGACTTGGAAGCCGCGGCCCGCGCCGAGGAGATACGCGACGTGTCCGGGTTCGGCGCGAAGACGGAGCAGAACATCCTCGACAACGTGGCCTTCGCCCGGCAGGCGAGCGAGCGGGAACTCGTCGGGAAGGCCCGCCCCTACGGCGACAGAGTGCGCGACTACCTCGGGGAGCAGGACGCCGTGGAGCGGGTCGAACTCGCCGGGTCGATTCGGCGGTGGCGGCCGACCATCGGCGACGTGGACGTACTGGTCGGGAGCGAGGACGCAGACGCCGTCGTCGCGGCGTTCACCGACTGGCCGCCGGCCGACGACATCATCGAGGCGGGCACGAGCAAAGCCAGCCTCCGGGCCGACGACTTCCGCGTCGACCTGCGGGTCGTCGTCCCCGAGGAGTTCGGGAGCGCGCTCCAGTACTTCACCGGAAGCAAGGACCACAACGTCGCCCTCCGGAACCGCGCCATCGAGCGCGACCTGAAGGTCAACGAGTACGGCGTCTTCGACGTGAGCGACACCGACAGCGACGACCAGCGGGCGGGCGAGCGAATCGCCGGCGACACCGAGGCGAGTATGTACGAGGCCCTCGGCCTGCCGTGGATACCGCCGGAACTCCGCGAGGACCGCGGCGAAATCGCGGCCGCCGCCTCGGGCGAGTTGCCGACCCTCCTCGAAGAGAGCGACGTACGCGGTGACCTCCACACCCACACTGAGTGGTCCGACGGAAACGACACCGTCGCCGAGATGGTCGAGGGAGCCGCCGAGTTCGGTCACGACTACGTCGCCATCACCGACCACGCCACCGGCCCCGGGATGGTCGGCGGCGTCGGCCTCGACGACGACGACCTGCGCGAGCAACTCCCCGAAATCAGGGCCGCCGCCGACGACGCCGCTATCGACGTGTTCGCGGGCGTCGAAGCCAACATCGGTGCCGACGGGACCGTGTCGGTGGCCGACGACCTACTCGGCGACCTCGACGTGGTCGTCGCATCCCCCCACGCCGGACTCGACGGCGACGGCACCGACCGCCTCGTCAGCGCGGTCGAACACCCACACGTCGACATCCTCGGGCACCCGACGGGCCGCCTGCTCAACCAACGGAGCGGTCTCGATATCGACGTCGAACGCGTCGCCGCGGCCGCCGCCGACCACGGCGTCGCCCTCGAAATCAACAGCGACCCACGCCGGTTGGACCTCTCCGGGGCCGCGGTCAAGACGGCACTCGAGGCGGGCGCGACCATCGCGGTCAACACCGACGCCCACCAGCCCGGCACCCTCGCGTACGTCCGCTACGGTGTCCACACCGCCCGCCGCGGGTGGGCCGAGGCCGGAGACGTGTTGAACGCGCAGGACGCCGACGGCGTCCGGGAGTCCCTCGGCCTGTGA
- a CDS encoding Mut7-C RNAse domain-containing protein, with amino-acid sequence MTDECPTGGDERARDALLLDAMLGKLATYLRMCGYDAAYALDRDAEDDDRLLAIARDEDRTVLTRDRDVARRADDAVLLTTRDVTDQLRELREAGYPLALADRPTRCGRCNGPVERVDADDGTPEYAPDPAEVSVWQCLDCGQHFWQGSHWDEVAERLAGL; translated from the coding sequence GTGACCGACGAGTGCCCGACGGGTGGCGACGAACGCGCCCGCGACGCGCTCTTGCTCGACGCGATGCTCGGGAAACTCGCCACCTACCTGCGGATGTGTGGGTACGATGCCGCGTACGCGCTGGACCGGGACGCTGAGGACGACGACCGACTGCTCGCCATCGCCCGCGACGAGGACCGGACGGTTCTGACCCGTGACCGCGACGTGGCCCGCCGGGCCGACGACGCCGTCCTGCTCACCACCCGCGACGTTACCGACCAGTTGCGCGAACTCCGGGAGGCCGGCTATCCGCTCGCACTCGCCGACCGACCGACCCGGTGTGGCCGGTGTAACGGTCCCGTCGAGCGCGTCGATGCCGACGACGGGACGCCCGAGTACGCGCCCGACCCTGCCGAGGTGTCGGTCTGGCAGTGTCTCGACTGTGGGCAACACTTCTGGCAGGGGAGCCACTGGGACGAGGTGGCCGAGCGGCTGGCGGGGCTGTAG
- a CDS encoding enoyl-CoA hydratase/isomerase family protein, which yields MDWETVSFDHENHVTTITVDRPDRLNALNVETLEAFDEALDEAAARDTRVLVVTGAGDDAFVAGADIAYMKDMSVADAQTYAELGHRVVNRLESFRAPVIAAVNGYAFGGGCEVALAADIRVASERAVLGQTEIDLGIVPGWGGTQRLARLVNDEVARRLVFFGERVDAQDADQYGLVGDVVAHDQLDAVVADMAADLAEKPAFALQSAKEALNQVHRMHLDAGLQYEQRLWSGLFGTEDQKEGMTAFVEDREPNFE from the coding sequence ATGGACTGGGAGACAGTCTCGTTCGACCACGAGAACCACGTCACGACCATCACCGTCGACCGTCCCGACCGGCTGAACGCCCTCAACGTCGAGACGCTGGAGGCCTTCGACGAGGCACTCGACGAGGCGGCGGCGCGGGACACGCGCGTCCTCGTCGTCACCGGCGCGGGCGACGACGCCTTCGTCGCCGGGGCGGACATCGCGTACATGAAGGACATGTCCGTCGCCGACGCCCAAACGTACGCGGAACTGGGCCACCGCGTGGTCAACCGGCTCGAATCGTTCCGCGCGCCGGTCATCGCCGCGGTCAACGGCTACGCCTTCGGCGGCGGTTGTGAAGTCGCGCTGGCGGCGGACATCCGCGTGGCGAGCGAGCGTGCCGTCCTCGGACAGACCGAAATCGACCTCGGCATCGTCCCCGGGTGGGGCGGCACCCAACGCCTCGCCCGCCTCGTCAACGACGAGGTGGCCCGTCGGCTGGTCTTCTTCGGGGAGCGCGTGGACGCACAGGACGCCGACCAGTACGGCCTCGTCGGGGACGTGGTCGCCCACGACCAACTCGACGCCGTCGTCGCGGACATGGCCGCGGACCTCGCCGAGAAGCCCGCCTTCGCCCTCCAGTCCGCAAAGGAGGCACTCAATCAGGTCCACCGGATGCACCTGGACGCCGGCCTCCAGTACGAGCAACGCCTCTGGAGCGGCCTGTTCGGGACCGAAGACCAGAAGGAGGGGATGACCGCCTTCGTCGAGGACCGGGAACCGAACTTCGAGTAA
- a CDS encoding DUF5797 family protein: protein MTLSEEARERLEELVALQPTKNAELEERWGLDGGSEVHQYLESELKEYYYRNDDSLICATEDAAELVGAETETEDGKRIVRAPPLQAAVLDVLAGPDERSESVVSVLHALEDAGHEADVDDVRATLRSLVDKGLAERIQRTVPTYRLATPRDAFVVEELD, encoded by the coding sequence ATGACTCTCTCGGAGGAGGCCCGGGAGCGACTCGAAGAACTCGTGGCGCTCCAGCCAACGAAGAACGCCGAACTCGAAGAGCGGTGGGGGCTGGATGGCGGCAGCGAGGTCCACCAGTACCTCGAATCGGAACTGAAGGAGTACTACTACCGCAACGACGACAGCCTCATCTGTGCCACCGAGGACGCCGCCGAACTCGTCGGGGCCGAAACCGAAACCGAGGACGGCAAGCGAATCGTCCGCGCGCCGCCCCTGCAGGCCGCCGTCCTCGACGTTCTCGCCGGGCCGGACGAGCGGTCCGAGAGCGTCGTGTCCGTGCTCCACGCCCTCGAAGACGCGGGCCACGAGGCTGACGTGGACGACGTTCGGGCGACCCTCCGCAGCCTCGTCGACAAGGGCTTGGCCGAGCGAATCCAGCGGACCGTCCCGACCTACCGGCTGGCGACGCCCCGGGACGCCTTCGTCGTCGAAGAACTGGACTAG
- a CDS encoding DUF5787 family protein produces MVDDAGGVGSEFVFELRVCQWVEHNWPPGGERDPDTALVVARQLGTKHRRWDTIVVEADRSALDARADFGERELDSDLLHVVRHAPEEWAWYRDALPDPGYPWRYVREAVHRASDRGLVATRDGTNGRIELRRNWTYPEWVQRVIAIENKPDLDASAARALAPQLERDVALSLADEVWVATAATDGSVEPALFEDIPVEAGVLAVDPTSADFGDGAAVAWHPRTLAVADPGTCITDRPSGGGHDASAARFEYADPAWKERKRREIAERAYERGWRSYVDTMRPDCRHFEVRTADGDRLPWCVTKECQQSAAECSGRCPEYEPEPPAWRQHGWPVAGGPGKAIQRLLDAQRRRRRPGLED; encoded by the coding sequence ATGGTCGACGACGCTGGCGGCGTCGGGTCGGAGTTCGTCTTCGAGTTGCGGGTCTGCCAGTGGGTCGAACACAACTGGCCGCCGGGCGGGGAGCGTGACCCGGACACCGCCCTCGTCGTCGCCCGACAGCTCGGGACGAAACACCGCCGCTGGGACACCATCGTCGTGGAGGCGGACCGGTCGGCCCTCGACGCCCGTGCCGACTTCGGCGAGCGGGAACTCGACTCGGACCTCCTGCACGTCGTCCGCCACGCCCCCGAAGAGTGGGCGTGGTACCGCGACGCCCTCCCCGACCCGGGCTACCCGTGGCGGTACGTCCGCGAGGCCGTCCACCGCGCCAGCGACCGTGGCCTCGTGGCGACGCGGGACGGCACGAACGGCCGCATCGAACTCCGGCGGAACTGGACGTACCCGGAGTGGGTTCAGCGCGTAATCGCCATCGAGAACAAACCGGACCTCGACGCGAGTGCCGCCCGCGCCCTCGCGCCACAACTGGAGCGGGACGTCGCGCTCTCGCTGGCCGACGAGGTGTGGGTCGCCACCGCCGCGACGGACGGGTCGGTCGAACCCGCGTTGTTCGAGGACATCCCCGTCGAGGCCGGTGTCCTCGCCGTCGACCCGACGAGTGCCGACTTCGGCGACGGGGCGGCGGTGGCGTGGCACCCCCGGACGTTAGCCGTCGCGGACCCCGGCACTTGCATCACCGACCGGCCGTCCGGCGGCGGCCACGACGCCTCGGCGGCCCGCTTCGAGTACGCCGACCCGGCGTGGAAGGAGCGAAAGCGGCGCGAAATCGCCGAGCGCGCTTACGAGCGCGGGTGGCGGAGTTACGTCGACACGATGCGGCCGGACTGCCGCCACTTCGAGGTGCGGACCGCCGACGGCGACCGCTTGCCGTGGTGTGTGACCAAGGAGTGCCAACAGAGCGCGGCGGAGTGTTCGGGCCGTTGTCCCGAGTACGAACCCGAACCCCCCGCGTGGCGCCAGCACGGGTGGCCTGTCGCTGGCGGCCCCGGGAAGGCGATACAGCGACTCCTCGACGCACAGCGACGGCGACGGCGGCCCGGGTTAGAAGACTAG
- a CDS encoding DUF7847 domain-containing protein produces the protein MGEPLATLRSSARLQLEHPIYPAVGSVFVFAAHLAAMVVGFVPLVGWYIATVLVFSLLNTGLIGMTDAASDGGDTSTDVFFETVRNKYTTVAGSYAITAALTAVVGSAWLLSSSFITESGGGPRGLLPTGLALVVGLGFVLTIVALQFVGVAAVVDDCGSFEAVTESATLLVTDPVSVLGYSVVRAVLLFGPAALFAASFLLALQSVALTPGSVPSGAAILSLGVAVLAGYLLLWLWYILLHPLLLSYHVEFYRRVTDGA, from the coding sequence ATGGGAGAACCGCTCGCGACACTGCGGTCGTCGGCTCGACTGCAACTCGAACACCCGATTTATCCGGCAGTCGGTTCGGTGTTCGTTTTCGCGGCGCATCTCGCGGCGATGGTCGTGGGTTTCGTCCCGCTCGTCGGGTGGTACATCGCCACAGTCCTCGTGTTCTCGTTGCTCAACACCGGCCTCATCGGTATGACCGACGCGGCGTCGGATGGCGGCGATACCTCGACTGACGTATTCTTCGAGACAGTGCGGAACAAGTACACGACAGTCGCGGGGTCGTACGCTATTACCGCCGCGCTCACGGCCGTGGTCGGTTCCGCTTGGTTGCTGTCTTCGTCGTTCATCACCGAATCCGGTGGCGGTCCGCGTGGCCTCCTGCCGACGGGTCTCGCGTTGGTCGTGGGACTCGGCTTTGTGCTGACCATCGTGGCACTCCAGTTCGTCGGCGTCGCCGCAGTCGTCGACGACTGTGGGAGCTTCGAGGCTGTCACCGAGAGCGCGACCCTCCTCGTCACCGACCCCGTGAGTGTCCTCGGGTACTCCGTGGTCCGTGCTGTTCTTCTGTTCGGGCCAGCGGCCCTGTTCGCCGCTTCGTTCTTGTTGGCACTGCAGTCGGTCGCGCTGACTCCCGGGTCGGTACCGAGTGGGGCCGCGATTCTGTCGCTCGGGGTCGCCGTGCTCGCCGGCTACCTGCTGCTGTGGCTGTGGTATATCCTTCTGCACCCGCTCCTGCTGTCCTATCACGTCGAGTTCTATCGGCGCGTCACCGACGGTGCGTGA
- a CDS encoding bis(5'-nucleosyl)-tetraphosphatase has protein sequence MKEATSAGAILFRDTRGRREYLLLKSRPGDWEFPKGGVEGDEELQQTAIREVKEEAGISDFRLIDGFRRDYDYVFEANGQTIHKTVHLFIAKSREASAELSNEHRDMQWRDYEQAINTVTQDGPREILEEAHEFIEEETEF, from the coding sequence ATGAAGGAGGCCACGAGCGCGGGAGCCATCCTCTTTCGCGACACACGTGGCCGCAGGGAGTACCTCCTGCTCAAGAGCCGCCCCGGCGATTGGGAGTTTCCTAAGGGCGGCGTCGAGGGCGACGAGGAACTCCAGCAGACGGCCATCCGAGAGGTGAAAGAGGAGGCCGGAATCAGCGATTTCCGGCTCATCGACGGCTTCCGCCGAGACTACGATTACGTGTTCGAGGCGAACGGGCAGACGATTCACAAGACCGTTCACCTGTTCATCGCGAAATCCCGCGAAGCGAGTGCCGAACTGTCGAACGAGCACCGGGACATGCAGTGGCGCGACTACGAGCAGGCGATAAACACCGTCACGCAGGACGGCCCCCGCGAGATACTCGAAGAGGCCCACGAGTTCATCGAGGAAGAGACGGAGTTCTGA
- a CDS encoding uS10/mL48 family ribosomal protein produces MPFVTKLTLESGDRHLLDDVVATIKEAAARKGVEFKGPHPEPPDDLRVPQSKTLVGDAEFDSWGYTVYTRTIEIVGHDDFARAIAHRDFPDGIHVAAEIEQQRQMG; encoded by the coding sequence ATGCCGTTCGTCACGAAACTCACGCTCGAAAGCGGCGACCGCCACCTCCTCGACGACGTGGTCGCCACTATCAAGGAGGCTGCCGCGCGGAAGGGCGTCGAGTTCAAGGGGCCACACCCGGAGCCGCCGGACGACCTGCGCGTCCCCCAGTCCAAGACGCTCGTCGGAGACGCGGAGTTCGACTCGTGGGGCTACACCGTCTACACCCGCACCATCGAAATCGTCGGCCACGACGACTTCGCCCGCGCCATCGCCCACCGGGACTTCCCCGACGGGATTCACGTCGCCGCCGAAATCGAACAGCAACGACAGATGGGCTGA
- a CDS encoding amidohydrolase, with protein sequence MALDTDRLVSLRREFHERPEPAWREFWTTARIVDELDRIGVDDVLVGPEILDAQARMAVPEDDELDTWLARARETGADPDTLDRLAGGHTGAMAVIEGSEPGPTLGLRVDIDGLPREEATGEDHVPAAEGFRSRNEGAMHACGHDAHITFGLGVVGAFADREFPGTLKVLFQPAEEVVGGAAAVAESGRLDDVDRFLAVHVGLGHPTGEVVAGVTDFLAVSQFRAEFAGAASHAGGLPARGRNAVQAMATAVQNLYAIPRHEGGITRVNAGNVGGGTASNIIPESAYIGGEVRGGTTELMEYMRDHADRVLENAAEMHDCELSVERTGEAPSADNDDSVVDVVEAAASDTEGIDSVVRHAPLGGSEDATYLMRRVQEQGGTAAFVCVGTDHPGGHHTATFDVDEASLEPGIETLATALRRLADGF encoded by the coding sequence ATGGCACTCGATACAGACAGACTCGTCTCTCTCCGCCGGGAGTTCCACGAACGACCGGAACCGGCGTGGCGTGAGTTCTGGACGACAGCACGCATCGTCGACGAACTCGACCGAATCGGCGTCGACGACGTGCTCGTCGGCCCGGAGATACTGGACGCACAAGCCCGGATGGCCGTCCCCGAGGACGACGAACTCGACACGTGGCTCGCCCGCGCCCGCGAGACGGGTGCTGACCCCGACACCCTCGACAGACTCGCGGGCGGTCACACCGGCGCGATGGCCGTCATCGAGGGGTCGGAGCCGGGGCCGACGCTCGGCCTCAGAGTCGATATCGACGGTCTCCCCCGCGAGGAGGCGACCGGCGAGGACCACGTCCCGGCCGCGGAGGGCTTTCGCTCCCGCAACGAGGGCGCGATGCACGCCTGCGGCCACGACGCCCACATCACCTTCGGCCTCGGCGTCGTCGGAGCCTTCGCTGACCGCGAGTTCCCGGGGACGCTGAAAGTCCTCTTCCAACCGGCCGAGGAAGTCGTCGGCGGCGCGGCGGCCGTCGCGGAGAGCGGCCGCCTCGACGACGTGGACCGCTTCCTCGCGGTACACGTCGGCCTCGGCCACCCGACGGGCGAGGTGGTCGCCGGCGTCACCGACTTCCTCGCGGTCAGCCAGTTCCGCGCCGAGTTCGCCGGGGCGGCGTCCCACGCCGGCGGCCTCCCGGCCCGTGGCCGCAACGCCGTCCAAGCGATGGCGACGGCCGTCCAGAACCTCTACGCCATCCCGCGCCACGAGGGCGGCATCACCCGCGTCAACGCGGGGAACGTGGGCGGCGGCACGGCGAGCAACATCATCCCCGAATCGGCGTACATCGGCGGGGAGGTCCGCGGCGGGACGACCGAACTGATGGAGTACATGCGCGACCACGCAGACCGCGTGCTGGAGAACGCGGCCGAGATGCACGACTGCGAACTGTCCGTCGAGCGGACCGGCGAGGCCCCGAGCGCGGACAACGACGACAGCGTGGTGGATGTCGTCGAAGCCGCCGCAAGCGACACCGAGGGCATCGACTCGGTGGTCCGTCACGCACCGCTGGGTGGGAGTGAGGACGCCACGTACCTGATGCGCCGCGTGCAGGAACAGGGCGGAACGGCCGCCTTCGTCTGTGTCGGCACCGACCACCCCGGCGGCCACCACACCGCGACGTTCGACGTTGACGAGGCGTCGCTCGAACCGGGCATCGAAACGCTCGCGACTGCACTCCGGCGACTCGCGGACGGGTTCTGA